In Myxocyprinus asiaticus isolate MX2 ecotype Aquarium Trade chromosome 8, UBuf_Myxa_2, whole genome shotgun sequence, a single genomic region encodes these proteins:
- the LOC127444914 gene encoding SLIT and NTRK-like protein 6, which produces MLVRIVFIFCFFAGASFGDTESTELHDEACKSLCTCEEKDGLLYINCEERNISKISDVQVTPDIPFHLNLYKNDLVELLAEDMDALKNAVTLHLGANSIQELEPGVFSALGSLRKLHINSNFLVMLKEDTFNGLVNLEYLQADTNFIRVVEPGAFSKLVRLKVLILNDNSIEFLPSNIFRFVPLTHLDLRGNKLQTLPYVGFLEHIGRIMELLLEDNDWVCDCEILHLKVWIENMRAQSSIGEVVCSSPHHLRGTTLSKVKRDVLCPSHADINLEEPSKSLDMVVTPSTKVVQMPNAKDDAKLPTPANGLGTFCVSMCSCHSHPSEGVLMHCEDRGIHRISDLGILEQSPTKLVLTGNMIQRLLKYDFVTYDSLELLNLANNQIDYIDSETFLSLSNLRKLYLNGNQIEKISVTMFLGLHNLEYLYLENNIIEEIEAGSFNPLTNLKLLYLNNNLLNTLPAQIFRNVPLIKLNLRKNVFMHLPVSNVLDQLSYLEQIYLEDNPWDCSCDMVSLKQWVDNLSKDTVVGTILCHTPRKLLSAEVRILKHDVLCPGLVTLPEGTENGLPFTDAPDGGTSSFFRSLTDAVPLSVLILCLLILLLTVIFCSAGIVVFVLHRRRKKAKKKQAEEQPHESSSVQLHYSMYSQKTTHHVTERQGTGMYDEQSCSPIVQVCRNPSYCSQHKEYELEEYDTEKPKHICHIILDKENESLLTGNKVKFRAVADCPAEFGSLGDASSLYKNILERERDLQQLSFTEYLRKNISQLQPTADMQVPNYQKELKLMETLVYTRPRKLMMEQTKNEYFELKANLHAEPDYLEVLEHRTTFN; this is translated from the coding sequence ATGCTGGTCAGGATCGTTTTTATTTTCTGCTTCTTTGCTGGTGCTAGTTTTGGAGATACTGAGTCCACAGAATTGCATGATGAAGCTTGCAAATCTTTGTGCACCTGTGAAGAAAAAGATGGACTCTTGTACATAAACTGTGAGGAGAGAAACATAAGCAAAATCTCAGATGTGCAAGTAACACCAGATATACCTTTCCATCTAAATCTATATAAAAATGATTTAGTGGAATTACTTGCAGAGGATATGGATGCTTTAAAGAATGCTGTCACCTTACATCTAGGTGCCAACAGCATTCAGGAACTAGAACCTGGGGTGTTCAGTGCTTTGGGATCCCTAAGAAAGCTTCACATCAACAGCAATTTCTTGGTGATGTTGAAGGAGGACACATTTAATGGCTTGGTCAATTTGGAATACCTTCAGGCCGACACAAACTTCATCCGGGTCGTGGAACCTGGGGCCTTCAGCAAGCTTGTGCGTCTTAAAGTACTGATCCTCAACGACAACTCCATCGAGTTCCTTCCGAGCAACATTTTCCGCTTCGTGCCTCTGACACATTTGGATCTGCGTGGGAACAAGCTACAAACACTACCCTATGTAGGTTTCCTGGAGCACATTGGTCGGATTATGGAGCTTCTACTGGAGGACAATGACTGGGTGTGTGATTGTGAAATACTACATTTGAAGGTTTGGATTGAGAACATGCGAGCACAGTCATCCATTGGTGAGGTGGTTTGCAGCAGCCCCCATCATCTTAGGGGCACCACTTTGTCCAAGGTGAAAAGGGATGTACTTTGCCCCTCCCATGCTGATATTAACCTTGAAGAGCCCTCTAAGTCCCTAGACATGGTTGTCACTCCGTCCACCAAAGTTGTTCAGATGCCCAATGCCAAAGATGATGCAAAGCTCCCCACACCTGCAAATGGCCTCGGGACATTTTGCGTATCAATGTGCTCTTGTCACAGTCACCCAAGTGAGGGTGTTTTAATGCACTGTGAGGACCGAGGCATTCACAGGATATCTGATCTGGGAATCCTGGAACAAAGCCCAACAAAGCTTGTTCTAACAGGGAATATGATACAAAGGCTTTTGAAATACGACTTTGTGACATACGACAGTTTGGAATTGCTAAATTTGGCAAACAACCAAATAGACTACATCGACAGTGAGACCTTTCTGAGTTTGAGCAATCTGAGAAAGCTGTACCTCAATGGAAACCAGATTGAGAAAATCTCTGTGACTATGTTTCTTGGCCTTCACAACCTGGAATACTTGTATTTGGAGAATAACATCATCGAAGAGATTGAAGCGGGATCATTCAACCCTTTAACAAATTTGAAGCTTCTGTACCTCAATAACAATCTACTCAACACTCTCCCGGCCCAAATATTTCGGAATGTACCCTTGATAAAGTTGAACCTacgcaaaaatgtttttatgcacCTACCAGTGAGCAATGTGTTGGACCAGCTCAGCTACTTAGAGCAAATCTATCTTGAGGACAATCCTTGGGACTGTAGCTGTGACATGGTGAGCCTCAAACAGTGGGTTGACAATCTTAGTAAAGACACTGTGGTGGGGACCATCTTATGCCACACTCCTAGAAAGCTGTTAAGTGCTGAGGTAAGAATCCTGAAGCATGATGTTCTCTGCCCCGGTTTGGTTACCTTGCCTGAAGGAACCGAGAATGGTCTCCCTTTCACAGATGCACCAGATGGTGGTACCAGCAGTTTCTTTCGATCTTTGACAGATGCTGTGCCACTTTCGGTGCTCATACTCTGCCTTCTCATTCTCTTGCTAACTGTTATCTTCTGTTCTGCTGGGAttgttgtgtttgtgttacaCCGTCGGCGAAAAAAAGCCAAGAAGAAGCAGGCTGAGGAACAACCTCATGAGAGCAGTTCTGTACAACTTCATTACAGCATGTACAGCCAGAAGACCACCCACCACGTAACAGAGAGGCAAGGAACTGGCATGTATGATGAACAGTCCTGTAGCCCCATCGTTCAGGTCTGCAGGAACCCTAGTTACTGCTCTCAGCACAAAGAATATGAGCTAGAAGAGTACGATACAGAGAAACCGAAGCATATTTGCCACATCATCCTTGACAAGGAAAACGAATCCCTCCTCACAGGAAACAAAGTGAAGTTCAGGGCTGTTGCTGACTGCCCTGCTGAGTTTGGGAGTTTGGGAGACGCAAGCTCCTTGTACAAGAATATCTTAGAAAGGGAACGGGATCTTCAACAGCTCAGCTTCACCGAATATCTCAGGAAAAACATCTCACAGCTTCAGCCAACTGCGGACATGCAAGTCCCAAACTATCAAAAGGAGTTAAAACTAATGGAGACTCTCGTTTACACAAGGCCACGAAAACTCATGATGGAACAGACTAAGAATGAGTACTTTGAACTCAAGGCCAACTTACATGCCGAACCAGACTACTTAGAGGTTTTAGAGCATCGAACGACTTTCAACTGA